Within the Phaseolus vulgaris cultivar G19833 chromosome 9, P. vulgaris v2.0, whole genome shotgun sequence genome, the region AGAATTTATGGATTTGATCAAGCACTGTTGGGGCTTCCTCAAATGGAAAGATTAGTTTTGTATTCTTCCAGTTTTTCTTCGAAGGTGGAACAAAAAGTGTTCTGGAATATTTTCTACCAGAAAAGGAATTACTTAGAATATATCAGGGCATTTCGAGGAGACAAGGATGAGACCCAAGTTCATTCTTTGAAACAGTGTTGTTAAATAACTCCTACAGGGCTATTGCATTATGGCCTTACGGAATTCCTTATATACGCGATTGCAACTCtgtcttaagccattatatGACTTAGCACATTATTGGCTTTCTGCCATTTCCAGTAATCTGAAGTTAATACTACTGCTTAAAAGACCTCCAGTTCCAGCTATagaaaaaatatgaagaaattaATCTACCAAAAATATTCTTTGGAGAAAAAAGTGTCAAACAATTAGAATTCAATGTATTTCAGTTATAATTAGGTGGGGCAAAATGCATATGAAGCTCAGCAAATTAGGGAATTGGGTGACAGATAGTAGAGATTTGGAATAGATGGTGGCAGAAATGATGCATATTTGGTTCTCTGTCTCTCAGGTTCCTTTCCTCCTCTCGAGGAAATTAAAATGTAAGGTCTTTAAAGAGAGATTACAAATGAGGAGATTTATCAAATCACTGGTAGTTTGGGGATTTGGGAGGGTTAATGTTCCGGGGAGAGATGGCCAGCAAGCTTTTTCAAGAGTTAATGGGAAGTTGTTGAAATATATCTGTTTAAAGAGATTTTTCAAAATCTAGTAAAGTGGTTGAGATAAATGATACCTTAATTACTTTCATCCCAAAATTGTGGCAGGTCTGCAATAGGAAAGACTTTCATCCCATTAGTCATTTTATACTGTTGTTGCCAAACTATTGAGGCAATTGAGAATCTAGTCAGCCCATGCTAATggagattttttatttagaaaaacCAAAGCAGGTGCAATATTCTTTCATTCTATGAGAATGAAGAAAGGACAGAAAAGGGATAGATGACAATCTAAAGAGATATGGATAAGGCATAGCAGACTAGTGTGCAATTCTGTTCAGAAAATTCTCACAGATATTGGTTTCTTTGATCATTTTATACATCTAATTTGACATTGTATCCAACAATTAGAATGTTTGGAATGGTGAAGTGGTGAGGGCTATCTCCTCTTCTTCAGGTATTCCACAGGTGACCTGATTTCTTCTTTCCTTTGTGGTGTTATTGAAAAAGCTATCCGATTAATTTGGTGGTTGGTCATGACTTTTGGAAACCTATTCAATTATCAGATGAAGGTCCTAGACTCCTAGTAAATCTCATTTCATGATTGTTGACGATCTCATTCTATTGGCTGAAGCTATTCTCAAGTCATAGAAGTTATACAAACTTGCCTCAAGCTAAGCTTAGGCCAAATAGTCAATATAAAAGGGACACATTTTTTTAAAGCTTAAAAGAATGTGTATTGACATTTTCAAGACCAAATTATTGAAGAGTGAACCCAGATAATTTATTGTATGACATCTTCTAAGATCTCTAAGATATTTGTGACACATTTGATGACCGTAGAGAATTTGTTGTGAGAGATGAAGAAGCTAACAAGGGAAAAATTCATTTGcttttttggaaaaaaagtATGTAGTCCCAAACTTAGTGGTGGCCTTAAGGGATCTACTAGAGATGTTAACTTCACATATAAGGTGATGGCTAGCTTGGAGACCAGAGAAATGACCTTTGGAGGAGGGCTAGAGGTGGTACCATCAAAGTACAAATGTAATGATGAGTGTTGGTAACTAAATAGCTGAGAAATGCCATGACATCACTGGGATGATATGGAATGGGAGGAAAGTTTGATTTTGGACTGAACATTGAGTCCCTAGAGTAGGTGGCTTGACTGAAGTTGCCCTGAAAACATTGACTGATTATAATCTAGAGACAAACATTGACTTATTATAAACAAGATGTAAGAGTGGGTTTAATAAGAGGGTTGGGCTAAACAAAACCTATAAAAGTAAAGGTTCAACATAAAATAGTATAAGTAGTTGATCATGTGAGAGGTAAGAGTTAACTTGAATAGTATGTATAACTCTTAAATACACACTAACTTGAGCAGATTGCCTTTGCAGCTATCCTCTTTTTTGTGAACATATTGTGAACATACCGATACCTATATCTAAAAATCTAAAAGATTGATAGGAGGAGACCGAGCTCAGTAGGAACCGTGTGGATCAAGGTTGTGGTATTCTGTCTCATTTTAGCCTTGTAAGAACAAAGGTTGTTTGTCCTAGCCTCATCTACTGGCTATCTCTACTGATTGGGTAGATGAAACCAAATTTTGATGGAACTGTTTCATTCTAGACGAGTAAAGCAGCATGTGGTGTTCTTCGTGACTAAGCGGGCAGATTCATTCTTGTTCACTCAGTAAACTCGAGAATTTTGCACTGTGTTATAAGTGGGTCTTTGTGCAATTTGTTTGGgattaaaacagtttggaagcATGGATTTTTCAGGATTGCAATGGAATCAGACTCCCATAGGGGAATCAAATAGATAGGTACAGGGTTTAGTCATGCAATGCAACTGTGATATGCACTAGCCAATCAGATTCAttatttcatgatttaataTAGAAACTGAGTTTTCCCCATATTTTTCTGTTAGCCAATAAAGTAGGGGATGCCTTGGTCAAGTTTGGTCTATCGTGTGAGGACAATTGTAAGATTGTTATGTTGCTCACACATTTATTTTCTTGCCTCTCATGTCAGATCCGTCGTGTTTAATATACgctgtttttagtttttattgggCTTTATACTCCTTTGTATTGCAAAATGTGTTCTATATAAGTCCTTGGGTATATGAGAACAAAATATTCCACTAGTTTTGAGAAAGGCACGAACTGAGTTTGATATTTGACTAGAACTGtgtatatttatttgaattcaTGAGCATCTATCtgactttgttttttttcattattttatttttcaaaaaattgtattagaatCTGGATACATATATTATGCAGTTGGATGGTGAAAACTTGGAAAAGAGCTCAAGGTGTTCATATAAAAGAGCTTGATTTGAACCAAGCCCAACTCATGCTTAAAATGCTGAATTTATTCTTTATCAGAAGCATTAATATCTGTTCATGAACATGTGCAGGACCGTATTAGGCGCCTTCTTGAAGTAGTGCCTTCCAGAACCGGGCAGCATCAGAATCAGCCACCGATTGGCTCTGGGATCCAAATAAGCAACTCCACTGGAGAAAGTGCAGTGGTGACAGGGGCTCAAGTGGAAGGAATGGAGCACCAGAGAGTTGAGGAAAAAATAGATGAAAGTGGGAAAAGGCGCATGATGAAAGGAGTGAAACTAATAGCTAAAGCATTGGAGGATGTGGAAAGGTGTACCCGTAAGAAAGGGGGAGGCAGAGTAAGTTTTTATGATTGCAACTTATGTATGTCCGTAGCAAAAGATCCTGTGTTGACCTGCTGTGGTCACATGTTTTGCTGGCCATGCTTTTATCACTTGCCATATGCCTATGGAAATGCGAAGGAGTGCCCTGTTTGTGAAGGAGAGGTCATTGAAACTAACATCACTCCAATTTATGGTAATTCCAGTGGCACTTTCGATTCTGATGTAGCTTCTTCGATGGTTCCTCCTCGACCTGCTGCATCCAGAATCAACAGTTTTAGGTATTACTTTTAGGTAGCAAAACAATAGGTGCTTGAGGAATATATGTCATGATCCCCATGTAGCAGGAGCTGGAAGAAGCAAGCACTTAATGTTGATACCTCTTTTGGTGTTGGCTCTCAAATCCAGTCAACAGATGGTAACAAACAGACTGAGACTAGTTCAGTGGATCTTTCATTTCATAGTGTAAAACATCTGACATAAGTCACTTTTGTTGTGCTGGCGTTCTATACCAGAGGATTTAAAGCTGTGTTCTTTATACATTCCACCATCATATCTTCAAAGCTCCCATTAGTTGAcaacaacatttttataatattcttatttCTAACTCGACTGCATTATCTGTAAAAAAAATTCGCactgttttctcttttttatgtttaattatatttttagctTCTGAAATTTTGAATGAATGAGATCTTAATctccaaatatttaaaaaaatattttactctcTCAAATTTAAAAGATACAGATTTTTTTCTCGTTTTATTTAAATTCAGAGCTTAAGAAggaaaaacatattaaaaaaatttgatcaGACTACAATATTCTGAGACCAAAAGTAGATTTATTATAGATTTAAGGGAATCAGAGCCTATAACAagttttttttcatatcttcttttttatttgtaaattttttattaatacacTTTACCTTACAAATATAAGGGCAAAGATGGCCCCATAGAAACGAGTGTAAATCAGTTGGATCCATTTTTCTAACTcaaagaagaaataaagaaaaagtacTGATTTTGTTGGGAACTTTAACTGTGAGAGAAACCCCCCAACATGTTTTTGACTTAAAGCTGAGTACTTTATTGGAACATAGATGCATGAATACCAGAGGAACTTGTTTTATGATTAGACCATTTACCTTCACTTCCACTTCTTAGTCTAGAGAAATTTAAGATGTAAACGTCCTGAAACAATACAAACAACAAAGTAGTCTTCCCAGGGACAAATTGGTAAATTTCCTTAATGCTAATACTTGCCCCTAAATTACTTTAACAACCCCTTATCTACTAGGAATTCCCACTAAAACAAggatatatattttatttttgttaaatgtGTGTGATTTTGTTTTTAGTGTGAAGAGAAACTTTTCCCTAAAACAAAGGTTATCAATGTATTAAATCTCCTTCAGAGGCTTCATGTTGAACCACAACCTCTCATTAGAGAAGCCTAAAAAACATTCCAAAAAGACAACTATTAGCTTTCAATTCCATTCCCTCTTGGGCTTTGAACTATTCTATGGCATCAAGAAGTGCTCCTCCAATTCCAAAGTCCCAACCCCACACCAAACGTGCATGTTTGTGCTCTCCCACCACACACCCTGGCTCCTTCAGATGTAGCCTGCACAAGAAGAAGCCCCCCAGAACTGTGCCCAGGAGCCCTTCCAGCACCTCTCATCTTTTGTACTCATCTATGCCTGCAAAACCCAGTTCTTTGAAGACCTTTCTCCTGCAACTTATTGAGCCCTCTAgccatcatcatcttcataaGAGGAAGGCTTTCCATCCAAAGCCTACTCGCTTTTCATTCATGAATGCCAACAATGATGCAGTTGCAGTTTCTTGATCTCAAATCATCAcctcttgttcttttcttcttcttttctttgagGGGGTTAAAAATAACTATGTAAGGACATTCATGCATTATAAGGTTTTGAAATTATGCCATTGTGGAAATGACAGGAAAACATAGCTTTGTTTGGTTGGAAGAAACTGATAAATATATTTGTAGGTAGATCGTATGGTTTTTTCCATGACGTGCcatttttatttccattttgCTAGCTTCTTTTACAATACTACACGGTGCTATTTGTCTATAATTTCTGGAATGAAAATCTTGTGTTCTCAATGATATTTCGAGTGCAGAATAGTTTTGTTGTTATAAGAGATCAAGGGGTAGACAAAATCATCTAAGTGTGTGTTTGGTAAAATGTTAGATTAAACATAACCCAGGTTTTTTTCCAATCCACCAATATAATTGCTTCTCTTTTTGTTACTTTTGAAAGAAGGATCATCTTCTGTTTTGAAAACACACGCTAAATTGGACTGAGAATTAGAAAAAACTATGCATGTTGTTTGTTGAAACAACAAAACTACAAAGTGAACTGAATTGTTGTATAAGGTTCATTTCATTGTTTTGAACCAAACTATTTTATGAATTATTCAAAACTATACTAAACGTTAATAAATTACTTCAaactattatataaataataagtaTCATACTTCATATATCCTAAGAAACTAAGTATCTATAATTAATTAGTAAAGAGAATACAtacttaataaattatttaaaatgcgaagtttaaatttttaattcatgTGATAGTTTTTGTAAAAAAAGTCTTTTGcacatttattttgaaataattcaatttaaaataattttacacaactaaatttatcaaacaaaacaatattatttttgaaaaatgttaACGACTATCAATTAATACCATATAGTCCAATATAGGGCGAAATGAGTAAGAGTTTGATTATCGTATCATTATCACttaagtaaatattttattcgcatctttatatttaatgtGTATGAATTTTTTGTCGCATTCTCATTCCCATCGCAAAACGGGTATATTTGTACCTACACTCATATTTACTCCTTTAGTGTtccaaatattaattaaataatattttataaaaataaaaataaaaatcacagcaaaaaaaaacataatattatcaAGTATTTAATGTCAAAAAGACACACATTCTctaatgtaaaatataaataaataaattataattatataaatattaaatgatgataatattaaataacagtcggataaatatcaaataactATAGGCAAAAGTAAAACTTATCAAATGTTGGGTCCACTCTTTGTCACTTTAGGAAAGTTGACTTATTGACAGTCTTTTTGGGCCCTATGATGAACCTGTTACTTGCTACCTATTACATACTAAGTTGTGTGATACATGTTActtactacctgctacctgttacccaTTATCTGCAATCTGTcacctgctacctactacctgaCTAAGTCACCTGCTAACTTACTTGTTACATGTTACCTGTTATCTGCTACCTACCACCTGCTAAGCTAgttgttacctgttacctgttacttATTATATGCTACTTATTACCACCTGCTACCTATTATCTACAACCTACCACCTGCTACCTATTACCTAATAAGTCACCTGGTAACTTACATTTTACCTGTTACTTGTTACctactacctgttacctgctattTGTTACCTGCTATCTTTTACTTGCTACTCATTACCTGTTACGTGCTACATCCTACCTGTTACCTACTACTTGTTATTTGTTATCttttacctgttacctgttacatcctacttgttacctgctacctgctatctgTTATATTTTACCTATTACccgctacctgttacctgctacatcATACATGTTGCTTGCTACATCCtacatgttacctgctacctattacatgttacctgttaccttCTACTTGCTACCTATtacatgttacctgctacctctTACATGTACCTGTTATATGTTACCAGCTACCTACTACTTGCTACATGTTAAGCTACCTGTTACATGTTATCTGCTACATGttacttgctacctgctacctattacttgctacctgctacttgttactgctacctgttacctgttacatgCTATCTGCTATTAGTtacttgttacctgctacctgctaccagttacctgctacatgttatttgctacctgttacctatTATCTGTTACATGTTATTTGTGtttgctacctgttacctgctaccttttACCTGTTACATGTTATCTGCtacttgttacctgctacctgttatttgctacctgttacttgttacctgttacctcTTACCTCTTACCCTACCTGCTAAGCTATTTGTTATCTACTACCTGTAACACGTTACATCTTACCTTTTACCTGTTATCTACTACCTACTACCTGTTACCTATTACTTTAACCTTTACATGCTAAGCTACGTGTTATTTGttacttgctacctgctacctattagcttctacctgttacctgttacctgttacttCTTACCAGCTACCAGCTACCTGTTACCTACTatttgttacctgctacctgttacttgtTACTTGTTACCTGCTACATGTTACCTATTACCTACTACCTTTTATCTGTTACCTGCTACCATCACCTTCTACATGTTATGTGCTACTTGTTACCTGCTACTTATTACCTGCTACATGTTACCTACTACATGCTGCCTTCTACCTGTTAAGCtacttgttacctgctacctgctaagCTACCTATTACCTACTACCTCCTGTTATAAAAGGTGCTTTGATGCTCCAAATCTGCTTTGAAGCTCCAAATCTGCTTTGAAGATTTGAAGAACCTGTTGCagtgtttgtgtgtgttgtttagTAGATTTTGTGTTTTCAATTCACATCTAATATTGATCCAAGCTCACTTgactctttatctcttttaaaagaagtgttTTCTAAAAACCTGTGAAATTTTAATCAGTTCTTTTTCAAATCAATCAGTTGAAAAAATTGTTGTTCAAGGTCTTCTAACTACAACAAGTTTTTTATCCAGTTGATTTGTCGAACCAACTAGTTTTTTGGCACTTAatgtttttcaaaggttttaaaaaagctttgatttattttatctttcctGTCTAGTAGAAGCAGTCAGTTATTTTGATAAAACAACTGCTTGTTTTGTATGAAATCCTTAACAGAAAAATAAactcaatcaattgttttttaaaacaatctgttgttttcctaacataattctgttatgaatttcaaattgtttttaaatgtttGTAACTGCTTTTGATTAATGA harbors:
- the LOC137822395 gene encoding uncharacterized protein; the encoded protein is MVAEMMHIWFSVSQNVWNGEVVRAISSSSGIPQDRIRRLLEVVPSRTGQHQNQPPIGSGIQISNSTGESAVVTGAQVEGMEHQRVEEKIDESGKRRMMKGVKLIAKALEDVERCTRKKGGGRVSFYDCNLCMSVAKDPVLTCCGHMFCWPCFYHLPYAYGNAKECPVCEGEVIETNITPIYGNSSGTFDSDVASSMVPPRPAASRINSFRSWKKQALNVDTSFGVGSQIQSTDGNKQTETSSVDLSFHSVKHLT